In Antechinus flavipes isolate AdamAnt ecotype Samford, QLD, Australia chromosome 3, AdamAnt_v2, whole genome shotgun sequence, a genomic segment contains:
- the LOC127556943 gene encoding mothers against decapentaplegic homolog 1-like: MSGSPKHSILNVTSLFSFTSPVVKRLLGWKQGDEEEKWAEKAVDALVKKLKKKKGAVEELEKALSCPGQPSNCVTIPRSQDGRVQIAFRREMPHVIYCRVWRWPDLQSHHELKPLECCEFPFDSNQKEVCINPYHYKRVESPVLPPVLVPRHRECDPQHSLLPQFHNLGQNQPHIPLNATFPGQNQPHIPLNATFPGQNQPHIPLNATFPGQNQPHIPLNATFPGSFQQPSSHPFPHSPSSSYPNFPGSSRSSTYPHSSTSSGLGNPFQMPADAAPAAYLPPQDPMAQGGSQPVDTNMMVPPMPPEITGGDVQAVVYQEPKHWCSIAYYELNKRVGEAFRASCTSVFVDGFTDPSDDTNRFCLGFLSNVNRNSTIEKTRRHIGKGVHLCYVGGEVYAECLSDSSIFVQSLNCNYQHGFHPTTVCKILSGCSLKIFSNLEFAQILSQSVNHGFEKVYELTKMCIIRMSFVKGWGAEYRRRDVTSTPCWIEIHLHGPLQWLDKVLSQMGSPHDPISSVS; this comes from the coding sequence ATGTCTGGGAGCCCAAAGCACTCCATTTTGAATGTGACAAGTTTATTCTCCTTTACCAGCCCAGTTGTGAAGAGGCTTCTAGGTTGGAAACAGggggatgaagaagaaaaatgggcagaGAAGGCTGTGGATGCTCTGGtcaaaaaactgaagaaaaagaagggtGCAGTAGAGGAATTAGAAAAAGCTCTGAGCTGTCCAGGGCAGCCCAGCAACTGTGTCACCATTCCCCGATCACAAGATGGCAGGGTGCAGATCGCCTTCCGCAGAGAGATGCCGCATGTCATTTATTGTCGCGTGTGGCGCTGGCCAGACCTTCAGAGCCACCATGAACTGAAACCACTGGAATGCTGCGAGTTTCCCTTTGATTCCAATCAGAAGGAGGTCTGCATCAATCCATACCACTACAAACGGGTAGAAAGCCCCGTTCTTCCACCTGTGTTGGTTCCAAGACACAGAGAATGTGATCCTCAGCACAGCCTGTTACCTCAGTTCCATAACTTGGGACAAAATCAGCCTCACATACCACTCAATGCCACTTTCCCAGGACAAAATCAGCCTCACATACCACTCAATGCCACTTTCCCAGGACAAAATCAGCCTCACATACCACTCAATGCCACTTTCCCAGGACAAAATCAGCCTCACATACCACTCAATGCCACTTTCCCAGGCTCTTTCCAACAACCCAGCAGCCATCCTTTCCCTCATTCTCCCAGCAGCAGCTATCCAAACTTCCCGGGAAGCAGCAGGAGCAGCACTTATCCACACTCTTCTACCAGCTCAGGTCTGGGAAATCCTTTTCAGATGCCAGCAGATGCTGCTCCTGCTGcttacctccctccccaagacCCCATGGCCCAAGGTGGCTCACAGCCAGTGGATACAAATATGATGGTTCCTCCCATGCCTCCAGAAATAACCGGTGGAGATGTGCAGGCAGTGGTTTACCAGGAGCCAAAACACTGGTGCTCTATTGCCTACTATGAGCTCAACAAGCGTGTGGGTGAAGCATTCCGTGCCTCCTGCACAAGTGTGTTTGTGGATGGTTTCACTGATCCTTCGGACGACACGAACCGGTTCTGCCTTGGGTTCCTCTCCAATGTTAACCGGAATTCTACTATTGAAAAGACCAGACGGCACATTGGCAAAGGTGTTCACCTGTGTTATGTGGGAGGGGAAGTCTACGCGGAGTGCCTGAGTGACAGTAGCATTTTTGTTCAGAGCCTCAACTGCAACTACCAACATGGCTTTCACCCCACCACCGTGTGCAAGATTCTCAGTGGCTGCAGCCTCAAGATTTTTAGCAACCTGGAGTTTGCCCAGATATTGTCCCAGTCAGTCAACCACGGCTTTGAGAAGGTCTATGAGCTCACAAAAATGTGCATAATCCGGATGAGCTTTGTGAAGGGCTGGGGAGCAGAATACCGCCGGCGGGATGTAACCAGCACTCCCTGCTGGATCGAGATCCATCTGCACGGTCCTCTGCAGTGGCTGGATAAAGTTCTTAGTCAGATGGGATCACCTCATGATCCCATTTCATCTGTGTCATAA